AAGAGAGAAAAACCGGATCAAGCTTTTCTTGTGGAAGGAAGCTTCATCTTCAAACCCATCCACTGATGTGAGAACTAGCTCTTAAAACCAGCAAATTGGTTAAGAATTTTAGTGGAGTACTACTATAAAGATGATATTTAAAATTCTGACATATTTCCTGCCATCCAGCTTATATTTAGTGCATCCTTTGTCACATCTACGTTTACTACATCTTTTAACAGAATATTAAAATAAAAGGTGTATAAATGTAGCTAGCATAAAGTCCAAAAACAACAGCTAGATGTTACTAAACTTGCCCTATATATAAACAAGCTTGTTGATTTGTTTTTCATCATCAGTACAAACAAGTACacccaaaaacacacacacacacacacatacacacactctGAAACTAAAATGATCAGTTTGGATGACATTTACAAGGTGGTAACAGCAATGTTTCCGCTCTACGTAGCCCTACTTCTAGGGTACGGATCGGTGAAGTGGTGGCACATGTTCAAGCCGGACCATTGTGACGCGATAAACCGGCTGAATTGCTACTTCATCATCCCTCTCTTCACATTTGACTTCACAACCCAAATAAATCCCTACAAAATGAACTTTAGGTTCCTAGCTGCTGACGTCATCTCCAAAGGCATCATCCTCATAGCTATATATTTATGGGCTACGTTTACTACAAAAGGAAACTTACCTTGGTCCATCACAAGCTTTTCTTTGCTTTGCTTGAATAATTCACTTGTTGTAGGGGTTCCACTTATGAAAGCAATGTTTGGTCCTGTCGGACAGAACCTTGTTATTCAATCCTCTATTTGGCAATTTACAATTTGGAATATAATCTTGCTAACAATGTATGCGTTCGAGAGCGTTAACAAATTGTCACAAGACGAATCAGCAACAGATCTAGAAGGTAATACGCTAGAGGTGGATCACGTGGCGGTTACAAGAAGACCCTCCTTGTTGATTTTAATCAAGACTGTTGGTGTAAAGCTTGCTAAGAATCCTAATGCTTATGCATGCATCCTTGGGCTTGCATGGGCGCTTGTATCAAACAGGCAAGTCATTTTCCATAttttatatgtgtgtgtattaGTGTATATATTAAATTCATTTGACATTATTGTATGTCATGTACGCATTCTAATTCAttaacttgaaaaaaaaatactCATTTCAGGTGGGATTTAAAAATGCCAAGTATAATAGAAGGATCAATATTGATCATGTCAAGAGCTGGTTCAGGAGTTGCCATGTTTTGTATTGGTGAGGATTTCACATGAATATTACGTACTTGGATTaggttaaatatattattatttagTATGTTATTTGGTGATTATATATTCTTATTTAGTACGTATGTTTTTAGGTGATTACACGATCCATCCGCTAAAATCTTTTAGGGCGGTTTAAAGCGGATTCTAAAATAAGGTCACTTTTCAAGAAAAATAATAGCGTCGTTCAAGTCAAACGATCCTAACACGTGAACATTCGATGTCACAAATTCTTTATATACAATTTGTAAAAGATACAAAATCACACATATTAGAATTGTagttgataaataaaataaaaactcgtctcatcaaaatttgaaaaataaccCATTGGGGGGGCTTTACAATACAGGAGCCCGGCTTCAACTTATTTATTTTATAGTCAAGACGTCGGCCTAATTAGAATTAACTTAGAcctctaagttttttttttctctctttgATCGATGCAGGATTGTTCATGGCATTACAACCGAAGATAATTGATTGCGGATGGAGACTAACCGCATTTTCAATGCTAATGAGGTTTGTGGTTGCACCAGCAACATTGGCTGTCGGGTCTCTTATCTTAGGTTTGCGTGGTGATATCCTTTCTATAGCCATCATTCAGGTAATTTTTAACCACTTTCATACAATTATGTCACTtgattatattattaatataactTATATAAACTATTTAGCATTAACAATATTGGGATAATTTGTAATTTCTTTGCTCACAGGCTGCGCTACCCCAAGCGATTACTTCTTTCATATTTGCCAAAGAATATGAACTCCATACAAGTGTCCTTAGTACTGCGTAAGTTCATAATTTTGATTATATATAATAAGTATTAACTAATTAAATACAAGATATCATAATTGACTTTGATGTTTTTTACTTTCTTTACAACTGTTTTTATTATATCTTTTTAACAAACCTTGAATTGATCTCATGTTGTCTGATTTTGTCTTTCAGGGTCATCTTTGGCACTATTGTGTCCATTCCAGTGCTGATTGCATATTTTGTTGTGCTAGACTTGTTAACATGATCATCTGTATTGTAATTTTATCCATCGATCAAACTCATACGGATTTGTAATGATCCAATTGTTTTCAATTAGTATTGTAACATATTCAAAGTATCTATATGAATTATTACAATTGTTTATTCGAAATTCTTGCAAACTTAGTGCACTAGTCTTCCAAATTTCCACCATGTCAAAAAGGAAAACTGCCAAGAACAATAAATAAAGTAATTTCATGGGCATcattaaattgggtgaaaatTCAAATTTCTAAAATATAGAAGACTTCTAGGTCTCTTGTTAAAACTTAAAGTGTAAGTCCTaaatttacaataaataaaattATTGTTTTCCCGCAGCAATCATCATCCAGTGGACTATATAACTAATAAATAAGTAATTGTATATATGTGTTATATGTTACAATTCTGTAAGCCTGTAATTATTTTTCCTCATTCTCTTATTTCACCAATTTGtattttatttcttaatttaTAAATGTTCACTCCAGTCACATCTTATATcaaaatatcgttttataattTCTAAATTTGTATTATTAACTATTTAATATTTACTTTTTTTAGCCCATATTATACACGAGTTTCCAATCTAGCTAGTAGTGAATATGAACAATGAATAAAAATATATGAGTTCAAATTAgaaatttttaaaattattatCTATATAAAtaacattaaaataaaagaagTAAATAATGGATTATAAATTAACTAAACTAGGAGAAACCTCGCGATCGATTCAGAGGTTTGTGCTCTATGTGAAGAAGATATAGAGACGGTGGGCCACCTACTCCCTGGTAGCTTTGCAACAACTATTATATGGAATCAAGTTTTTATATGGTGTAATGTTAGTCTCTATAATTAACATTTATTTTTCTCAATGTTCCCACCCAATGACTAATGGGAATGACTTTTTCTATAAATGAATTATAACTAGCAATAAGATCTACGCGCGTTGCGGTACGGGTACATCACGAACATCAAATGAATTAGTCTAAATGTTATGTGATGCATTAATCATATGAAAACATGCGTTTCAAGGTATCTGATtaaactcaatgtaacctatataagcattgcgattggatcaaaacaaAAAGCAATTCAAATTTGCACCGTACGATCATAACATATTATATGTGACCAGAGTCATACATCGAAAACGTAACGGGTAACGGAAAAGCTGACATGTATAatcaaaagagattaattagagcttttaaaaaaagagaaaaaagaaactacaatttgactccactcagatcaaaacaaaatttacaaaacattcataaaataatcaggaaaacatattatatttgacctgactcgtttcccaaaaaaacttacgtcgaaacatacaccaactcgaatttatttgaaatgtacataaaaatattcatgtaaaaatgtttttttttgaaagaaaacgtattatatttaaccTGACTCGTTTAcagaaaaagtttacgtcgaaatatagagcaaatcaaatttatacagacacgtacataaaaatatggaCATAAAAATTAGTTTTTCTTAAGTAAAGAAGGTATAGCggtaaactcgaaacaaattattagtaaaaaaaaCCTAATAGGCTAAATACATTCGTAAAATCGTACCAACTAGCATTAATGTCACACCACTGCCAGCGACCACCAACATCAGAAGAGCTCGtacaaataacataaataaaaaagagtaaactgtcattttggtccctatggtttggtcaattttgccactttagtccaaaactcaaacttttttgcatttgggtccctgtggttttagttttattgccatttataaaaaagaaatgatcattttgcctgtggaaaatgacaaaataatagaattttataagacaaatatgacctgatttgcccctgaggaaaatgacaaaattgtaggattttataagacaagtatgacctgtttttatttttggaccaaaatgacaataaaactgaaaccacagggacccagatgcaaaagatttgagttatggactaaagtggcaaaagtaaccaaacctcagggaccaaaatggcagtttactcaataaaaaataaaaaatgaaaccgaatgaaaaatagacgtaaaatcgttgaatgACTCATGCCTGTTGCGGCgcgttaatgcgaagaaattagacataagcgtaaaacgtagaaaaaaataactaagtcaatttAGAACCTGCGCGTTGCGATGAATTTATCAAACAGAGACGAAAAAACAGACGGAAAAAAATATCGACGCGTTGCGATTGGCCTGTTAAACGGGAAAACAGACGAAAAAACATTGAACCCCACATACACGTTGCGGCATGTTGACTCACAAAATGTAGAAAGAAACGTAAAatgaaaaacttgcgaaagatgaaaagtatgggggTACAAAGTGTAAAAAAAAAGTGTTAGTGTTATATTGTAAAAAGGTGAAagactttgggttaaaagtaaaaaagtcaACGGGATTAtaatgtaaaagaaaaaaaatctttAAATTAATAGTGCAAAAtgctttttttttcttgaaaaacccTCAATTCACATCTTACAACAACATAAAGCAAGAATATGATTCTAATtttgtgacaccccgcgaaaacgcttaacaaaactagcttcctcagtgaccgtttgctaaatttcgggacgaaatttctttcaagttggggatgatgtgacaacccggactTGAATGGTTAGTATCTTAGTCTCATGATTCTGTTTTTCTTAGTTATTCTTGTGTTCGTCCCTTGCaataatataaataagaaaacGCTTGTAAATAAACAATCTAAACTTCGGACATAATTCATGTTCCACATAACCATAGTTCAATCATACAATCTAGTGTGCATTCTGTTAACGTATCAACACATATTAGACAAGGCCCAAATGAAACATGTAGCACAGTTGACACACACAATACCCGTCTTAGCCCATTAACATATAAACGAGTGTTCCAACATATTTAGGCCCATGTACATTAAGGCTTCGGTACGCATATCCTGTTTTAATTAGTGCGGTCCAGCCCAATTCCTCCTTTAGTTGAACAATCTTGGGCCGCTAACCTAGTAGCCCAACACAAGTAATGACCGGCTCCCTCTTGTTGTTGTAAGTAGGTgattgggcttgagcccattacTTGTTCATCGGCCCACTGATTAGTTGTTGTAACCGGCCTGTTAGGCTAGATATGTATTACTTGTAGGATACGTAAAAGTGCAACTATATCTCCCCACACATTATTAATTTGCGCATAACCTCACAACAAACCCTACCCTATCTCTCTCATACGATCGGCAACaggagaaaccccccccccctgatCGAGATAACTCTGATTAGCCGAAACTTTTGGTTAGTAACTTCTATCTAAGGTGTTAATGGTTTTACGGTTGCATGATCTTGTTGTATGTCTTTAACAAACTAATTATTTGGCAGTAGACTTGCTTGTTTATGTGAGGATTGTTAGGTTAAATTAGACATAATAACCTGTGGTATAAGTGTTCTTGGGTTCAAAGTATGAAAAACATTTAGAGTTCTTGTGCACCTTAAATAACATACCTGACTATGTTAATATGCGATCATACCAAGTATACTATTCGTTATATGTAAAATTATGAAACAGTATATATGTTTTAGTAATCATGTTTCGGTAATCGACTTGTTCATGGGTGCACTAAAGATTGTTAATCGATTGATTGAGGATTAACATAAAGGAAAAACTATTAAAATACAACAGCACATTAATTGGATAACATAACGTTAACTGGGCCGGTCAGATTTGGGTAGAAAGAAACTGGATTAGGCTATAAGGTGTTGTGAGAACATGGTAGTTGGATTGGGCCACAATAGACTATTGAGGTGTGCACTTCAAGCAAACGCAATTGGGCCAAGTCTATTGGGCCCCGCTGTGAAGTGAGGCTCCGGCCGGGGCTGGGCTGCGTGACGGGACGCAGGGACGTTGGGCCTCTGGTCAGTGGGTTAGCCAGCATTAACGGCCTGCTAGGTTGGGCTGCGTTTGTTTATTTGAACCCACCACTAGGTTAAATGTTTTATTGGGTTTAATGTATTGATTTGGGCCGGACAGTTGATTAAATGGGTTACCTTATAACAAACGATTTCATAAATAATAGGAGGTATGGGATGGATAGGTTGAATATATATATTAACCGGATGGAATTATATATTAACCGGATGGACTTGGGCCATCCGGATCGGTTCTATAGTGTTAAGGGCAATCCGGTTAGGGTTGGATAATCGGATTGGGATTGTTGATTGGATCGAACCTTGTAACTTGACTGGACTACTCGATACTATGTACTGTTGGATCAACTGTTTGGACAATCATTGTTCTTTGCTTGAATGGTTGCTTAACTGTTATACGTGCCAtacgtgacaaccactgatgtGATCTATGTGTAAACAAACTGTAAAACTGATCATTACCAAACACTCTCCTAGGTCGCgagtattgaataaattaacaagtgaaatattctgccgagcaaatcaaggtgagttcattgcattttctcaagcatgcgtcccggtggtttgggacaactggtaaacattcggaagggaaacattgggtaaacaacttaatcggttttggttattgcctggagggcaatggaggtatttagttgatagcgctattaggtgggaaa
This is a stretch of genomic DNA from Helianthus annuus cultivar XRQ/B chromosome 16, HanXRQr2.0-SUNRISE, whole genome shotgun sequence. It encodes these proteins:
- the LOC110917649 gene encoding auxin efflux carrier component 5; its protein translation is MISLDDIYKVVTAMFPLYVALLLGYGSVKWWHMFKPDHCDAINRLNCYFIIPLFTFDFTTQINPYKMNFRFLAADVISKGIILIAIYLWATFTTKGNLPWSITSFSLLCLNNSLVVGVPLMKAMFGPVGQNLVIQSSIWQFTIWNIILLTMYAFESVNKLSQDESATDLEGNTLEVDHVAVTRRPSLLILIKTVGVKLAKNPNAYACILGLAWALVSNRWDLKMPSIIEGSILIMSRAGSGVAMFCIGLFMALQPKIIDCGWRLTAFSMLMRFVVAPATLAVGSLILGLRGDILSIAIIQAALPQAITSFIFAKEYELHTSVLSTAVIFGTIVSIPVLIAYFVVLDLLT